Proteins co-encoded in one Hirundo rustica isolate bHirRus1 chromosome 18, bHirRus1.pri.v3, whole genome shotgun sequence genomic window:
- the SUMO2 gene encoding small ubiquitin-related modifier 2, translated as MADEKPKEGVKTENNDHINLKVAGQDGSVVQFKIKRHTPLSKLMKAYCERQGLSMRQIRFRFDGQPINETDTPAQLEMEDEDTIDVFQQQTGGVY; from the exons ATGGCCGACGAGAAGCCCAAG GAAGGAGTGAAGACTGAAAACAATGACCACATTAATCTGAAGGTGGCAGGGCAAGATGGGTCTGTGGTGCAGTTTAAGATTAAGAGGCACACACCACTTAGTAAACTAATGAAAGCCTATTGTGAACGACAG GGGTTGTCAATGAGGCAAATCAGATTCCGGTTCGATGGGCAGCCAATTAATGAAACAGACACACCTGCACAG tTGGAAATGGAGGATGAAGATACAATTGATGTGTTCCAGCAGCAAACAGGAGGAGTTTactaa
- the JPT1 gene encoding jupiter microtubule associated homolog 1 isoform X1 — translation MTTTATFSGMDPNGRNSSRVLRPPGGGSNFSLGFDEPKEQPVRRNKMASSIFGTPEENPPSWAKASGAKPGETRDSCESSGPQRTNSTEANCGDFVDPKGGDVGAEIFASFLLENTEADVEAAPGQSEEKSLPAAPVPSPVAPAPAPSRRNPPGGKSSLVLG, via the exons ATGACCACTACGGCTACGTTCTCGGGCATGGACCCCAAtggcaggaacagctccag AGTGCTGCGTCCTCCCGGTGGCGGCTCCAACTTCTCCCTGGGCTTTGACGAGCCCAAAGAGCAACCTGTGAGGAGGAACAAAATGGCATCCAGCATCTTTGGAACTCCTGAGGAGAACCCACCTTCCTGGGCTAAAGCATCAG GGGCTAAGCCAGGTGAAACCAGAGACAGCTGTGAATCCTCTGGACCACAAAGAACAAACTCAACTGAGGCAAACTGTGGAGACTTTGTAGATCCCAAG GGAGGAGATGTTGGTGCTGAGATTTTTG CTTCTTTTCTTCTAGAAAACACTGAGGCTGATGTAGAAGCTGCCCCAGGTCAGAGTGAAGAAAagtccctgcctgctgcacctGTTCCTAGCCCAGTAGCACCAGCACCTGCACCCTCCAGGAGAAATCCACCCGGTGGCAAGTCCAGCCTAGTGCTCGGTTAA
- the JPT1 gene encoding jupiter microtubule associated homolog 1 isoform X2: MTTTATFSGMDPNGRNSSRVLRPPGGGSNFSLGFDEPKEQPVRRNKMASSIFGTPEENPPSWAKASGAKPGETRDSCESSGPQRTNSTEANCGDFVDPKGGDVGAEIFENTEADVEAAPGQSEEKSLPAAPVPSPVAPAPAPSRRNPPGGKSSLVLG; encoded by the exons ATGACCACTACGGCTACGTTCTCGGGCATGGACCCCAAtggcaggaacagctccag AGTGCTGCGTCCTCCCGGTGGCGGCTCCAACTTCTCCCTGGGCTTTGACGAGCCCAAAGAGCAACCTGTGAGGAGGAACAAAATGGCATCCAGCATCTTTGGAACTCCTGAGGAGAACCCACCTTCCTGGGCTAAAGCATCAG GGGCTAAGCCAGGTGAAACCAGAGACAGCTGTGAATCCTCTGGACCACAAAGAACAAACTCAACTGAGGCAAACTGTGGAGACTTTGTAGATCCCAAG GGAGGAGATGTTGGTGCTGAGATTTTTG AAAACACTGAGGCTGATGTAGAAGCTGCCCCAGGTCAGAGTGAAGAAAagtccctgcctgctgcacctGTTCCTAGCCCAGTAGCACCAGCACCTGCACCCTCCAGGAGAAATCCACCCGGTGGCAAGTCCAGCCTAGTGCTCGGTTAA